The Schizosaccharomyces pombe strain 972h- genome assembly, chromosome: I genome contains a region encoding:
- the gcn1 gene encoding translation initiation regulator Gcn1, producing MSVEEPGIEAHGHKDRMLYAMLLSKDTSLAFLGSKKIMIDILQHICRTQDIDEESAIAALEDIFETLPRNLSRDARKQIEITINHLVSRLPSIVLPFLVRRLTTIAGRLDRFRSTVSVSFDCLNWVNSMIPNLPEKELQYWILELLPLQSSFLSYALRDGKPSVADSAIKSTRRCYRSLFCKKMDSLKKLVSFLLTETENAILPPKSLPLYGVIISTCYYFHQSPNPRNEISQQAELFSKIMAQNVLMAKPALEKYLYHEFCYSLGLLLSVDQLKLYLLPSIEKALLRSPEIIFSGILSSLAHGFADSKVDASSLILSSVLTSFVNGLKSSNAEVRRNCFQTFKDLSANASDNESLSRVASELITSLRTGKVTASDQRVLFVDALSSLSLKHIDASMLLNELLPLFTKAKESDFNSLASLIVKTLKFLLMNGRNPGDKIYDFLSKSLQRPVAHESMFWLTSLATMAWDLPASDDVQIEFINFFLNNLSILTEKALMSVSGATQNGTYLAPIIYLSFGVNKLSVWNSERISHTLELQDILVKLSTPKNNDVFIFSSKITNKLNDDQSKLWYFQGLCDFAKVSDNLLFSNFVERWFQSVIGVFSFASRENSNRALKILKSAILYRPHLRMSICSQLWNYHADFEKSKSVGKFDSAKYDEISSLFQSLILSSMSADTSNFSNQELVDFDKYLVELLFLSFAFKDKFDWIRFCQVSKRDPATLVSERIHSIIEEIELLLSSAIKDSKETAAIASISMIVFVAPEESIPLFVNVFRNQLLHLNISSVSSTDLEIWKTPEGVLWDNVLEKKSSKKLDKNTKDYETKRWEAEVRAKQSAKKPAKLSKDQQALVDAQLDAEAKIRSRVNLIALSLERGLGIIRSLGEAVQLAPALWVEDAIDVLLFHNVLKYSEPFLKNLAYDTFLLTLKASGFSERLGDRSYSSSLASILAHTFSVNSSENIKELTKSILYKLRFAIEQNYFEPQMFACIFPLLYDLTFNITNSDEEDEAELQLLVTEILEFQALYSASLRRMRSKLIKSLLHLLEIAPTQYQENKNSLLSLCEGLHSTYTDEELNLLLSNLFHPESSIRSAVLQALQAFDLSRFEFIKEIFLELYDDNETNASIAHQISTQNGLDATETSFFELQIFFTQDSDYLQQIIGKSLIDLLDEFEELGQFIPKELMRTYRENALPSAPEYDEYGIIKKETIGRDLGRIARESVAVSFFHISKYLSSNLLLPFLEFLLTASEAEAQIPVTDASQKVSSKMLEAGKLAIFQSGAHQVEALMELFEQKLNVDSLPTDANDRLREATVVLFGTVAQHLPSNDPRLAVVMDSLLSVLSTPSESVQLAVAVCLPPLVKKSLGKSKEYYELLSNKLMNSTSLADQKGAAYGLAGLVKGYGIKAFQDFNILDSLSELISNRQNATHRQVALFAVEAFSRILGIYFEPYLPDLLPLLLTSFGDNANEVREATMDAVKQIMSQLSAFGVKLLLPTLLDGLNEYNWRSKKASVEILGLMSYMAPKQLSVFLPTIIPKLSEVLTDSHSQVRNTANKSLLRFGDVISNPEIQTLVPTLLKALSDCTRYTDDALEALLKTSFVHYLDPPSLALVIPILKYGLRERNAGTKRQSAKIFGLMASLTEPENLAVYLESLMPRLREVLIDPVPDTRATAAKALGSLIEKLGEKKFPTLIPELFNVLRSECSEVDRQGAAQGLSEILAGLGLARLEDVLPEILKNTSSPVPHIRESFISLLIYLPATFGSRFQPYLARAIPPILSGLADDSELVQTASLRAAKMIVNNYATKSVDLLLPELEKGLFDNAWRIRLSSVQLVGDLVFKLAGINRKALQEDEEEEGTHSDVSRKALLDIIGQERHDRILSTLYIVRQDIAAVVRTPAIQIWKAIVVNTPRTVREILPTLTSIIVSNLNSSSNDRRTMCVKSLGDLLKKAGFDVLPQLLPVLKQGLESANSGDRIGVCIALEELINSATPEQLEIYSDDFVYAVRRALMDGDLEVRETAAEAFDSLQSILGDRAVDDVLPQLLKLLESENQSEQALSALREIISRRSSTIFPVLIPTLIKKPVSAFNARALSSLAQVAGVTLNKRLPSILNALMESSLASTGDDLVALNGAIDKVNLSVKDQEGLQILMAHFYSFSESEDFRKRLFAAEHMLVFFQNCKLDYYRYVGDWVRHFITLFEDKSQDVVVAAVAAQNTLVSALRKDQLDSLVSIAYHSLRDVGSQGVNLPAFEVAQGVNSILPIFLYGLMHGTMDQREQSALGIADIVLKTEPSKLRPFVTQITGPLIRIIGERFPVEVKCAILYTLNIILSKISTFLRPFLPQLQRTFAKCLGDPSSEVIRSRAATALGTLITLQTRLAPIITELVSGARTPDAGVRKAMLNALFAVVSKSGQNMNEASAEAIEQLLDEISAESSEHMVICAKLYGALFSHLPDAQAKQLLESKVLSLEIQSEFSVLILNAAVKFGSQKIIELKLSDIVCSIISTASLQKEVTIAENGILALGKALLADIPQSFGNAKNLVEALKVNIEAPPSTSQDSRRLALLIIRVVSKENYSLIKPHISILAPAIFGCVRAIVIPVKLAAEAAFLALFQLVEDDSVLNKYIETLEGPRARSFVDYSRRVAVKLAAAERDRINSGSERVKLEEVEDLAEINAVGRDNEVSTNDP from the exons ATGTCGGTCGAAGAACCTGGGATAGAAGCACATGGTCATAAAGATCGGATGCTTTATGCCATGTTGCTAAGTAAAGATACTTCGCTCGCATTTTTGGGATCGAAGAAGATTATGATAGATATCCTTCAGCATATTTGTCGTACTCAAG ATATTGACGAAGAATCAGCTATTGCTGCCTTGGaagatatttttgaaactttaCCACGAAATCTTTCTAGAGATGCTCGAAAACAAATCgaaataacaataaatcaTTTGGTCAGTAGATTACCTTCAATAGTGCTTCCTTTCTTAGTTCGTCGGCTGACCACCATCGCTGGAAGATTGGATCGCTTCAGGAGTACTGTCTCTGTATCATTTGATTGTCTTAACTGGGTTAATTCAATGATTCCCAACCTTCCAGAGAAAGAGCTACAGTATTGGATTTTAGAACTGCTTCCACTACAAAGCAGTTTTTTATCATATGCTCTACGCGATGGAAAACCCAGTGTTGCTGACAGTGCCATAAAGTCTACTAGGAGATGCTATCGTTCtttattttgcaaaaaaatggaCTCCTTGAAGAAGTTGGTTAGTTTTCTGTTGACAGAAACCGAGAATGCTATTCTTCCACCCAAATCTCTACCTTTGTATGGTGTTATTATTAGCACATGCTACTATTTTCACCAATCTCCCAATCCTCGCAATGAAATTTCTCAGCAGGCTGAgctcttttcaaaaataatggcccaaaatgttttaatgGCAAAACCTGCACTTGAGAAATACTTGTATCATGAATTTTGCTACAGTCTTGGTTTGCTTCTTTCAGTAGATCAATTGAAGCTATACCTACTTCCTTCCATTGAAAAAGCTTTACTTCGCTCTCCAGAAATTATCTTTTCAGGTATACTTTCTTCTCTGGCTCATGGTTTCGCGGATTCAAAGGTGGAtgcttcttctttgatTCTCTCGTCTGTACTTACCTCGTTTGTGAACGGACTGAAAAGCTCAAACGCAGAGGTTAGAAGAAACTGCTTTCAAACGTTTAAGGATTTATCAGCTAATGCGAGTGATAATGAATCACTTTCACGCGTTGCGTCTGAACTGATTACCTCTCTTAGAACCGGAAAGGTTACGGCTTCCGATCAGCGTGTTCTTTTTGTTGATGCACTCTCGAGTCTTTCTCTAAAACATATCGATGCTTCAATGCTGTTGAATGAATTATTACCTCTTTTTACTAAAGCAAAAGAGAGTGATTTTAATTCGCTTGCGTCATTGATTGTTAAAACgttgaaatttttgttaatgaaTGGTCGTAATCCCGGAGACAAAATTTACGATTTTCTCTCTAAAAGCCTACAGAGACCTGTCGCTCATGAGTCGATGTTTTGGCTCACATCTTTAGCTACAATGGCATGGGATCTTCCTGCATCTGATGATGTTCAAATagaatttatcaatttctttttaaataatttgtcTATTCTTACGGAAAAGGCTCTAATGTCTGTATCTGGTGCTACTCAAAATGGTACATACTTAGCAcctataatttatttaagttTCGGTGTTAATAAGTTGTCTGTTTGGAATAGTGAGAGAATATCCCATACTCTTGAATTGCAGGACATTTTAGTAAAACTGTCAACTcccaaaaataatgatgttttcattttctccAGCAAAATTACCAATAAGCTTAATGATGATCAGTCGAAACTTTGGTATTTTCAGGGCCTCTGTGATTTTGCAAAAGTTTCTGataatttgttattttccaattttgTTGAACGTTGGTTTCAATCGGTCATCGGcgttttttcttttgctagCCGTGAAAATTCTAATCGTGCGCTAAAGATTCTTAAATCGGCAATACTATACCGTCCCCATCTTCGTATGTCAATTTGCTCACAACTATGGAATTATCATGCTGATTTCGAGAAGTCCAAGAGCGTAGGAAAGTTTGACTCAGCCAAATACGATGAGATTTCCTCATTATTTCAATCCTTAATCCTTTCATCGATGTCCGCTGATACTTCTAACTTTTCAAACCAGGAACTTGTTGACTTCGATAAATATTTGGTTGAACTCCTCTTCCTCTCCTTTGCATTTAAGGATAAGTTTGATTGGATTCGCTTCTGTCAAGTGTCTAAACGTGATCCCGCTACTCTTGTTTCTGAACGCATACACAGTATCATCGAAGAAATAGAGTTGTTACTTTCTTCTGCTATCAAGGACTCTAAAGAGACAGCAGCTATTGCGTCTATTTCCATGATTGTTTTTGTCGCTCCTGAAGAATCAATACCTTTGTTCGTAAATGTTTTCCGTAATCAATTGTTGCACCTTAACATTTCTTCTGTATCAAGTACGGATTTAGAAATTTGGAAGACCCCTGAGGGTGTATTGTGGGATAAcgttttagaaaaaaaatcttcaaaGAAGCTTGATAAGAATACCAAGGATTATGAGACTAAGAGATGGGAAGCTGAAGTGAGGGCGAAACAGTCTGCTAAAAAGCCTGCGAAGTTGAGTAAGGATCAACAAGCTCTTGTTGATGCACAACTCGATGCTGAAGCTAAAATTCGTAGTCGAGTCAACTTGATTGCACTTTCATTAGAAAGGGGATTAGGCATTATTCGGAGCTTAGGTGAGGCTGTGCAACTCGCACCTGCCCTATGGGTTGAAGATGCTATTGATGTCTTACTTTTCCACAACGTTCTGAAATATAGTGAGCCATTTCTTAAAAACTTGGCCTATGATACTTTTCTGCTTACTTTGAAAGCTTCTGGATTTTCTGAACGATTAGGTGATAGATCTTATTCATCGAGTCTCGCCTCTATCCTTGCCCATACATTTAGTGTAAATTCTTCTGAAAATATTAAGGAATTAACAAAATCCATACTTTACAAACTTCGCTTTGCCATTGAGCAAAACTATTTTGAGCCACAAATGTTTGCATGCATATTTCCATTACTTTATGACTTGACCTTTAATATCACCAATtctgatgaagaagatgaagcCGAATTACAACTTTTGGTTACAGAAATTTTGGAGTTTCAAGCACTTTACTCAGCTTCACTAAGGAGAATGCGTTCAAAGCTAATAAAATCATTGCTGCACTTACTTGAGATTGCACCTACGCAGTAtcaggaaaataaaaactctTTACTTTCTCTTTGTGAAGGGTTACACTCGACATATACCGATGAGGAacttaatttattattaagtAATCTTTTTCACCCGGAAAGTAGTATCCGATCAGCTGTTTTGCAAGCTTTACAGGCTTTTGATTTATCAcgttttgaatttattaagGAAATCTTTCTGGAATTGTATGATGATAATGAAACAAATGCATCTATAGCTCATCAAATATCGACCCAAAATGGACTTGATGCTACCgaaacttcattttttgaacttcaaatattttttactcaAGATTCGGACTATCTTCAGCAGATCATTGGTAAATCTTTAATTGATTTGCTTGACGAGTTTGAAGAGCTTGGTCAATTTATACCGAAGGAATTAATGCGAACATATCGTGAGAATGCTTTACCTTCTGCTCCCGAATATGATGAATATGGAATCATTAAGAAAGAAACTATTGGACGCGATTTGGGGCGTATAGCTAGAGAATCAGTAGCCGTATCCTTTTTTCACATTTCCAAATATCTTTCGTCCAATTTGCTATTACCCTTCTTGGAGTTCTTGTTAACTGCTTCGGAAGCGGAGGCACAAATTCCAGTAACTGATGCTTCCCAAAAAGTGTCATCGAAAATGCTTGAGGCTGGAAAATTAGCAATTTTTCAATCAGGTGCACACCAGGTTGAGGCTCTAATGGAACTTTTTGAACAAAAGTTGAATGTTGATTCCTTGCCTACTGATGCTAATGATCGTTTACGGGAAGCTACTGTCGTATTATTTGGCACGGTAGCACAGCATTTACCTTCAAATGATCCTCGTCTAGCTGTTGTTATGGATAGCTTATTAAGTGTACTCTCTACACCCAGCGAGAGTGTTCAGCTTGCTGTTGCAGTTTGCTTACCTCCTTTggttaaaaaatcattaggTAAATCAAAGGAGTATTACGAATTATTGAGTAACAAGCTTATGAACTCCACATCACTTGCTGACCAAAAAGGTGCTGCTTATGGCCTGGCTGGGTTGGTTAAAGGTTACGGTATTAAAGCCTTTCAAGATTTCAATATTTTAGATTCGTTATCAGAATTAATCTCGAATCGACAAAATGCTACTCATCGACAGGTAGCTCTTTTTGCTGTTGAAGCGTTCTCTAGGATTTTAGGTATTTATTTCGAGCCTTATTTGCCTGATTTATTACCGTTGCTTTTAACTTCCTTTGGAGATAATGCTAATGAAGTGCGAGAGGCAACTATGGACGCTGTTAAGCAGATCATGAGCCAACTGAGTGCATTTGGAGTTAAGCTTCTACTCCCGACTTTGTTGGACGGATTGAATGAGTATAACTGGCGGTCAAAGAAAGCTTCTGTAGAGATTCTTGGTTTGATGTCCTATATGGCTCCAAAGCAGTTGTCGGTTTTTCTCCCAACGATTATTCCTAAATTAAGCGAAGTACTAACTGACTCCCATTCTCAAGTTAGAAATACAGCAAATAAGAGTCTTCTTCGATTTGGCGACGTAATCTCGAACCCTGAGATTCAAACTTTAGTTCCTACGTTATTAAAGGCGTTATCCGATTGTACACGTTATACAGACGACGCGTTGGAGGCGTTGTTGAAAACATCATTTGTTCACTATCTTGATCCACCCTCTTTGGCGCTTGTAATACCAATTCTCAAATATGGGCTGAGAGAGCGAAATGCAGGCACGAAACGTCAATCAGCCAAGATCTTTGGCTTGATGGCAAGCTTGACAGAACCCGAGAATTTGGCTGTTTATTTGGAATCATTGATGCCTAGACTTCGCGAGGTTTTGATAGATCCCGTTCCAGATACCCGTGCAACAGCCGCTAAGGCCTTAGGCTCACTGATAGAAAAATTAGgggaaaagaaatttccaACGCTTATCCCTGAACTTTTCAATGTTCTTCGCAGTGAATGTAGTGAAGTTGATCGCCAGGGTGCCGCTCAAGGATTATCAGAAATACTGGCTGGTCTCGGTTTGGCTCGTTTAGAAGACGTTCTACCAGAAATATTGAAGAACACTTCTAGCCCTGTTCCACATATCCGTGaaagttttatttcattgCTCATTTATTTGCCCGCCACCTTTGGATCACGTTTTCAACCCTATTTGGCTCGGGCTATACCGCCCATTCTGTCTGGCTTGGCTGATGACTCTGAACTTGTTCAGACAGCTTCTTTGAGAGCTGCCAAGATGATAGTGAACAATTACGCTACCAAATCTGTTGATTTGTTGTTACCGGAATTAGAGAAAGGCCTATTTGACAATGCCTGGCGCATTCGTCTATCATCGGTACAACTTGTTGGTGATCTTGTCTTTAAATTGGCTGGTATTAACAGGAAGGCTTTGCAAGAAGATGAGGAGGAAGAGGGTACACACAGTGATGTTAGCCGTAAAGCATTGCTTGACATTATTGGCCAAGAAAGACATGATCGTATTCTCTCGACTCTCTACATTGTTCGACAAGACATTGCTGCAGTTGTTCGAACTCCAGCCATACAGATATGGAAAGCAATTGTAGTTAACACTCCTCGTACTGTTAGGGAAATTTTGCCAACTCTTACTTCTATTATCGTCAGCAATTTAAATAGCTCGAGTAATGACCGCAGAACAATGTGTGTAAAGAGTTTGGGTGATTTATTGAAGAAGGCTGGTTTTGATGTTTTGCCACAGCTCCTTCCTGTTTTGAAACAAGGACTTGAATCAGCTAACAGTGGTGATCGTATTGGAGTATGTATTGCTCTTGAAGAGCTAATAAACAGTGCTACGCCTGAACAGTTGGAAATATACAGTgatgattttgtttatgcTGTACGTCGAGCCCTTATGGATGGTGATTTAGAAGTTAGGGAAACTGCTGCTGAGGCATTCGATTCACTCCAAAGTATTTTAGGAGATAGAGCTGTTGATGATGTGTTACCGCAATTACTTAAGTTACTTGAATCAGAAAATCAATCTGAGCAAGCACTTTCAGCCCTTAGAGAGATAATTTCCCGACGATCATCAACTATATTTCCTGTTCTCATCCCTACtcttattaaaaaacctGTTTCTGCTTTCAATGCTCGTGCTTTATCATCTTTGGCTCAAGTTGCTGGTGTAACCTTGAATAAAAGATTACCTTCCATTCTAAATGCGCTAATGGAATCTTCTCTAGCTTCAACTGGAGATGATCTTGTTGCTTTGAATGGAGCAATTGATAAAGTTAATTTGTCTGTGAAGGATCAAGAAGGACTCCAAATTCTTATGGCTCATTTTTACTCGTTTTCTGAAAGTGAAGATTTCAGAAAGAGATTATTTGCTGCTGAGCATATGCTAgtctttttccaaaactGTAAACTCGATTACTATAGGTACGTTGGGGACTGGGTTAGACATTTTATTACTCTCTTCGAAGACAAGAGTCAAGATGTTGTGGTTGCTGCAGTTGCTGCTCAGAATACTCTTGTTTCGGCTCTTCGCAAAGACCAGTTGGATTCTTTAGTTTCAATTGCCTATCATAGCCTTCGCGATGTGGGATCTCAAGGCGTTAATCTTCCGGCGTTTGAAGTTGCTCAGGGCGTCAATTCCATTTTACCTATTTTCCTTTACGGATTAATGCATGGAACAATGGATCAGCGAGAACAATCTGCTTTAGGTATTGCAGACATTGTTTTAAAGACTGAACCAAGCAAACTTCGTCCTTTTGTTACTCAAATAACAGGACCATTAATTCGTATTATTGGTGAACGATTCCCGGTCGAGGTTAAGTGCGCTATTCTGTATACGcttaatattattttatctaAAATCTCTACATTTTTGCGCCCGTTTTTGCCCCAATTGCAGAGGACATTTGCAAAATGTTTGGGTGATCCATCTAGCGAAGTCATTCGGAGTCGTGCAGCAACAGCATTAGGAACTCTGATTACCTTACAAACAAGACTTGCTCCCATTATCACGGAGCTTGTATCTGGTGCACGGACTCCCGATGCGGGTGTTCGTAAGGCTATGCTTAACGCACTTTTTGCTGTTGTTTCAAAGTCTGGGCAGAATATGAATGAAGCATCCGCAGAAGCCATTGAACAGCTCCTTGACGAAATATCTGCAGAAAGTAGTGAACACATGGTAATTTGCGCCAAGTTATACGGTGCATTATTCAGTCATCTACCTGACGCTCAAGCAAAGCAGCTGTTAGAAAGTAAGGTTTTGAGTTTAGAGATTCAGTCTGAATTTTCGGTACTGATATTGAATGCTGCTGTGAAGTTTGgttctcaaaaaattattgagtTGAAGTTATCAGACATAGTTTGTTCGATTATCTCAACTGCGAGTTTACAGAAGGAAGTTACAATTGCTGAAAATGGTATTTTGGCTC
- the utp11 gene encoding U3 snoRNP-associated protein Utp11, with product MSSSFKNAGQRKNHRERAQPFERRKWGLLEKRKDYAQRAQDYKTKQKKLKRLREKALERNPDEFYHEMTHKKTKNGVPLEQREDSTIDMDTIKILKTQDIGWIRHHRNVERAKIDHLEQQMHTVGAHRNKNESRKHTIFVDNVKEAKSFNPAEFFQTTDDLVGRTENRVKKDQIENNELTNQPFSGKLHSKLKEKAATELLLRQKRDKKLAAAEERVELDRLLQGKGGRQKKKVVNGKPVYKWRNERKR from the coding sequence atgtCTTcgtcttttaaaaatgcagGTCAAAGGAAAAATCATCGAGAAAGAGCTCAGCCTTTTGAAAGACGAAAATGGGGTTTGCTAGAGAAACGAAAGGATTATGCGCAGCGTGCTCAGGATTATAAGacaaagcaaaagaagTTAAAACGTCTTCGTGAAAAAGCCCTTGAAAGAAACCCTGATGAGTTTTATCATGAAATGACACACAAAAAGACCAAAAATGGAGTACCCCTTGAACAGCGCGAGGATTCAACCATCGATATGGACacaatcaaaattttgaaaactcaAGACATTGGCTGGATTCGGCATCATCGCAATGTTGAACGTGCTAAAATTGATCATTTGGAACAACAAATGCATACTGTGGGAGCTCATCggaataaaaatgaatccAGGAAGCACACCATCTTCGTAGACAATGTTAAAGAggcaaaaagttttaacCCAGCtgaatttttccaaactaCAGATGATCTGGTTGGTCGAACCGAAAATCGTGTAAAGAAAGatcaaattgaaaacaatgAACTGACAAACCAGCCTTTTTCTGGAAAATTGCActcaaaattaaaagaaaaggcgGCGACCGAGCTTCTTTTGCGCCAGAAACGCGACAAAAAATTGGCGGCTGCTGAAGAACGTGTCGAGCTTGATAGACTTTTACAGGGAAAAGGAGGCCGTCAGAAAAAGAAGGTCGTAAACGGAAAACCGGTATACAAGTGGAGGAATGAGAGAAAACGATAA
- the mra1 gene encoding rRNA (pseudouridine) methyltransferase Mra1, which translates to MPTYSKRKSRGSLEVSEKTNQPKFIKRSQSSETITSGETASELMQDEKEQSNGAVGSIEDEELQRLRENQASVEALSKKPESIDRELGVEALEIDNVVKSDEEKEDPNGASSKTVKARPLPAGSVHRVTTHMAPIPARSIGSHDTTTQRLIVVLDQACLEIYKVGKAKDAKYQLLNCDDHQGILKKLNRNIAQARPDITHQCLLTLLDSPLNKAGRLQVYIHTAKKVLIEVNPSVRIPRTFKRFSGLMVQLLHKLSIRSVNGNEKLLKVIKNPVTDYLPPNCRKATLSFDAPTVPPRKYLETLQPNQSVCIAIGAMAHGPDDFSDGWVDEKISISDYPLSASIACSKFLHSMEDFLGIV; encoded by the coding sequence aTGCCTACTTATTCCAAAAGGAAGTCTAGAGGCTCTTTAGAGGTTTCTGAGAAAACCAATCAACCCAAATTCATAAAGAGAAGTCAATCGAGTGAAACAATAACGTCAGGTGAAACTGCTAGTGAATTGATGCAAGATGAAAAGGAGCAGAGTAATGGTGCAGTAGGTTCtattgaagatgaagaattaCAACGACTTCGTGAGAATCAAGCTTCTGTTGAAGCTCTTTCGAAAAAGCCAGAGTCTATCGATCGAGAGTTGGGTGTTGAGGCTTTAGAAATAGATAATGTAGTAAAGTCagatgaagaaaaggagGATCCCAATGGTGCTTCTTCCAAAACCGTCAAAGCTCGTCCACTTCCTGCAGGGTCGGTTCATCGTGTTACTACCCATATGGCGCCAATACCAGCGAGGTCAATTGGTTCTCATGATACTACAACACAGCGTTTGATTGTCGTATTGGACCAAGCATGTTTGGAAATTTATAAAGTTGGCAAGGCTAAGGATGCAAAATATCAACTTCTAAATTGCGATGATCATCAaggtattttaaaaaagttaaacCGTAACATTGCTCAAGCGCGTCCTGATATTACTCATCAATGCTTATTGACTCTTTTGGATTCTCCACTGAATAAGGCAGGTCGTCTTCAAGTGTACATTCACACAGCTAAGAAAGTTTTGATTGAAGTGAATCCCTCTGTTCGTATTCCTAGAACTTTCAAACGTTTTTCCGGTTTGATGGTGCAGCTTCTTCACAAGCTCTCTATTCGTAGTGTGAATGGCAATGAAAAGCTTCTAAAGGTGATCAAAAATCCAGTTACAGACTACCTTCCTCCGAACTGTCGAAAGGCAACATTATCTTTTGATGCTCCTACTGTTCCTCCTCGCAAGTATCTTGAGACTTTACAGCCCAACCAATCGGTTTGTATTGCAATTGGTGCTATGGCTCATGGTCCGGACGATTTTTCGGATGGTTGGGTTGACGAAAAAATCAGTATTAGTGACTACCCTCTGAGTGCAAGTATTGCTTGCTCtaaatttcttcattctaTGGAAGACTTTCTAGGAATTGTATAA
- the edc1 gene encoding protein Edc1 has protein sequence MQKDIGRRFQRNKKKINSKPGGAMVASSDVEFSLDGMSIMPQRDGNLQIPNFVKPKSTFATSNIGESNGKRNGDKVRGNRRSKSGHSSYAGSRISGGNSNSHLPSGVASAPAGLGIDKVAVGEVDSHLKSVSSYVSNSSGADRSFSSNSSSDTNSILYAGPTFTHSPAASNLPIPTFLHSPVSEKAEWQPPTGSVNSNMPFQFHQSSSVPSTPSEVAMGHNFCPMSRNDPSLQSIQQTNGFYSGHNSPHTNYSASTPSFNHFNAAGHPTGNITPTLNSPNNGIHCHSTSALDLLFHRDREQRLFRMLRQGSA, from the coding sequence atgcaaaaagaCATTGGACGTAGATTTCAACGtaataagaagaaaattaattctAAACCGGGCGGAGCAATGGTTGCTTCCAGCGATGTCGAGTTCAGTTTAGATGGAATGTCGATTATGCCCCAACGAGATGGTAATCTCCAGATACCTAACTTTGTGAAACCCAAGAGTACTTTTGCTACTTCTAACATTGGTGAAAGCAATGGTAAGCGAAATGGCGATAAAGTACGCGGGAATCGACGCTCTAAATCTGGTCACAGTTCGTATGCTGGCTCTCGTATCTCAGGTGGCAATTCTAATTCCCACCTTCCTTCTGGTGTTGCTTCGGCTCCTGCTGGCTTAGGAATTGATAAGGTTGCCGTCGGAGAAGTTGATTCTCATTTGAAGTCTGTATCTTCTTACGTTTCCAATTCTTCCGGTGCTGATCGATCTTTTTCTTCGAATTCCTCTTCCGATACTAATTCCATTCTTTACGCCGGTCCTACATTTACTCATTCTCCGGCCGCTTCTAATCTTCCCATCCCTACGTTCTTACACTCTCCCGTTTCCGAAAAGGCTGAATGGCAACCTCCTACTGGTAGTGTGAACTCAAACATGCCTTTCCAGTTTCATCAATCTTCCTCTGTTCCTTCAACCCCATCCGAAGTTGCCATGGGTCATAATTTTTGTCCGATGTCTCGTAACGATCCCTCATTGCAGAGTATTCAACAGACGAATGGATTTTACAGTGGACACAATTCTCCTCATACTAACTATTCAGCTTCCACTCCTTCTTTTAATCACTTCAATGCTGCCGGCCATCCCACTGGTAACATTACCCCTACTTTGAATTCCCCTAATAACGGCATTCATTGTCATTCTACTTCTGCCCTAGACTTATTGTTTCATCGCGATCGTGAACAGCGCTTGTTCCGTATGCTGCGTCAAGGAAGTGCATAG